One genomic segment of Erythrolamprus reginae isolate rEryReg1 chromosome 2, rEryReg1.hap1, whole genome shotgun sequence includes these proteins:
- the LOC139160048 gene encoding zinc finger protein 850-like translates to MKHQRTHTGKKSFKCPDCGKSFSDSSKLVEHQRTQTGEKPFECPDCGNSFSQNSNLVQHQRTHTGDKPFECPGCEKGFSQNSNLVKHKRTHTGDKPFECPGCEKSFSQNSDLVQHQRTHTGEKPFECPDCEKSFSQNSDLVKHQRTHTGEKPFECPVCGKSFSQNSDLMKHKRTHTREKPFECPYCGKSFSQNSDLMKHKRTHTGEKPFECPDCGKSFSQNSSLVQHQRTHTGEKPFECPDCEKGFSQNSDLVKHKRTHTGEKPFECPDCGKNFSQNSSLVQHQRTHTGEKPFECPDCEKSFSQNSGLMKHKRTHTGEKPFECPDCGKSFSQNSNLVQHQRTHTGEKPFECPDCGKSFSLNSNLVQHQRTHTGEKPFECPDCGKSFSQNSDLVKHQRTHTGEKPFECPDCGKRFSQNSDLVQHQRTHTGEKPFECPDCGKCFRQNSDLVKHKRTHTGEKPFECPDCGKSFSQNSDLVKHQRTHTGEKPFECPDCGKNFSQNTNLVKHQRIHTGEKPFECPDCGKGFSQNSDLVKHKRTHTGEKPFECPDCEKSFSQNSGLMKHKRTHTGEKPFECPDCGKSFSQNSNLVQHQRTHTGEKPFECPDCGKSFSQNSDLVQHQRTHTGEKPFECPDCGKSFSKNSDLVKHKRIHTGEKPFECPDCGKSFSQNSDLVKHKRIHTGEKPFECPNCVKGFSDRSSLVQHLRSHTGEKPFECPVCGKSFSRNSSLVQHQRTHTGEKPFECPDCGKCFSQISKQVQHQRTHTGEEPFKCAVGKVSAIVPAF, encoded by the coding sequence atgaaacaccagaggactcacacaggaaagAAATCATttaaatgtcctgactgtgggaaaagttttagtgatagttccaagctggtggaacaccagaggactcaaacaggagagaaaccctttgaatgtcctgactgtgggaatagttttagtcagaattccaacctggtgcaacaccagaggactcacacaggagataaaccctttgaatgccctggctgtgagaaaggttttagtcagaattcgaacctggtgaaacacaagaggactcacacaggagataaaccctttgaatgtcctggctgtgagaaaagttttagtcagaattctgacctggtgcaacaccagaggactcacacaggagagaaaccctttgaatgtcctgactgtgagaaaagttttagtcagaattctgacctggtgaaacaccagaggacgcacacaggagagaaaccctttgaatgtcctgtctgtgggaaaagttttagtcagaattctgacctgatgaaacacaagaggactcacacaagagagaaaccctttgaatgtccttattgtgggaaaagttttagtcagaattctgacctgatgaaacacaagaggactcacacaggagagaaaccctttgaatgtcctgactgtgggaaaagttttagtcagaattccagcctggtgcaacaccagaggactcacacaggagagaaaccctttgaatgtcctgactgtgaaaaaggttttagtcagaattctgacctggtgaaacacaagaggactcacacaggagagaaaccctttgaatgtcctgactgtgggaaaaattttagtcagaattccagcctggtgcaacaccagaggactcacacaggagagaaaccctttgaatgtcctgactgtgagaaaagttttagtcagaattctggcctgatgaaacacaagaggactcacacaggagagaaaccctttgaatgtcctgactgtgggaaaagttttagtcagaattccaacctggtgcaacaccagaggactcacacaggagagaaaccctttgaatgtcctgactgtgggaaaagttttagtctgaattccaacctggtgcaacaccagaggactcacacaggagagaaaccctttgaatgtcctgactgtgggaaaagttttagtcagaattctgacctggtgaaacaccagaggactcacacaggagaaaaaccctttgaatgtcctgactgtgggaaacgttttagtcagaattccgacctggtgcaacaccagaggactcacacaggagagaaaccctttgaatgtcctgattgtgggaaatgttttcgtcagaattccgacctggtaaaacacaagaggactcacacaggagagaaaccctttgaatgtcctgactgtgggaaaagttttagtcagaattccgacctggtgaaacaccagaggactcacacaggagagaaaccctttgaatgtcctgactgtgggaaaaattTTAGTCAGAATaccaacctggtgaaacaccagaggattcacacaggagagaaaccctttgaatgtcctgactgtgggaaaggttttagtcagaattctgacctggtgaaacacaagaggactcacacaggagagaaaccctttgaatgtcctgactgtgagaaaagttttagtcagaattccggcctgatgaaacacaagaggactcacacaggagagaaaccctttgaatgtcctgactgtgggaaaagttttagtcagaattccaacctggtgcaacaccagaggactcacacaggagagaaaccctttgaatgtcctgactgtgggaaaagttttagtcagaattccgacctggtgcaacaccagaggactcacacaggagagaaaccctttgaatgtcctgactgtgggaaaagttttagtaagAATTCCGACCTGGTAAAACacaagaggattcacacaggagagaaaccctttgaatgtcctgactgtgggaaaagttttagtcagaattccgacCTGGTAAAACacaagaggattcacacaggagagaaaccctttgaatgtcctaactgtgtgaaaggttttagtgatcgttccagcctggtgcaacacctgaggagtcacacaggagagaaaccctttgaatgtcctgtctgtgggaaaagttttagtcgtaattccagcctggtgcagcaccagaggactcacacaggagagaaaccctttgaatgtcctgactgtgggaaatgttttagtcagatTTCCAAAcaggtgcaacaccagaggactcacacaggagaggaACCCTTCAAATGtgctgtgggaaaggtttcagcgATAGTTCCAGCCTTTTGA